TTACAACTTGAGCATCTTCCCTCGGGAATACTCGTTTATCAGCCCGCATATATTCAGAAAGTTTTGGAAAAATTCAATATGGATAAATCATATCCATCCAAAACACCCATGGTCGTTAGATCCCTTGATATGGAAAAGGATCCTTTTAGACCTAGGGATGATAACGAAGAAGTATTGGGACCTGAGTTTCCATACCTTAGTGCGATAGGAGCACTAATGTACCTTGCCAATTGTACTAGGCCAGATATTGCCTTCGCAGTAAATTTACTGGCTAGACATAGTGCAGCTCCAACAAAACGCCATTGGGCTGGAGTGAAGAATATCTTCAGGTATTTACAAGGTACCAAAGATCTTGGTTTATTCtataagaagaatcaagatatgactTTGATCAAGCTATCTTGATGTCGGCTATCTTTACGATCCCCATAATGCTAGATCACAAACTGGATTTGTATTTTTATTCGGTGGAACTGCTATCTCATGGAAGTCAACTAAACAGACTCTAGTAGCAACTTCCACTAACCACTCTGAAATAATTGCATTATATGAAGCTTCACGTGAGTGTGTATGGCTTCGAAGAGTGATTAACCATATCCAGACCTCATGCGGCATAGGTTCATTAGAATCACCAACTATTATCTATGAAGATAATGCTGCATGTGTTGCTCAAATGCATATGGGATATATTAAAAGTAATATCACAAAACATATTGCTCCAAAGCTGTTCTTTCCTCATGAATTACAGAAAAATGGAGAAATAAATATTTTGCAAACAAAATCTTGGGACAATCTTGCAGATTTGTTCACTAAGTCTTTACCAGCAGCTGCATTTCAAAAATGCATTCATGGCATTGGTATGAGACGACTTAGAAATTTGCAAAGTTCAGGGGGAGAAATCTCCCAGAACTGAACTTAGTATTTATCATCCGATAATAATATAATGTACTATTTCCTTATGAGTTCTCCAACGGATTTCTCATAGAGGTTTAAATGATACAATTATTATACCAACGGTATATCGGATTCCTATATTATCCTTATATTTTTTTCCACAGGATTTTGGAGGACATATATTTTACAAGATCAAGTTTCAAGATCAAGGTCCATCAAGATCAAGTTTTCAAGAGACCTTATGGAGAATTTCAGGCATAGAAGATTTCAAAGACATCGTTTGTCCAAGGGGGAGTGTTAAGAATATGTTAGCGTTAAAACTAGGCTAACTAGGCAGTTAGCATATCCATTAGGGAAACTACCTAGCAGTTAGAATATAGCGTTGTCCAAACGCTGCATGTATTGAACCGTCATTGTGTCCTTCCGAAAAGACACAACTGTTGTAACCGACTGTAAAGGCGCCTGTTCACAGCCTATATATATGTGAACAGTACATCAATAAAGAACACACATTTCACTTTCTATCTCTGTTTCTTCTCACAATGGCTCCTCGTCCATGTCGTGCCCTTGAGTCACCCCCTCCGTCCCAAGGCAGTCACCCGGGATGAAGCTGCCACCATTCATCATTGTGTGCATGTAGGCCAGGGGATTGATGGGTATCATAGGTTGTGTCTGAATAAAGTCCGCAAGAAAATAATCACACTTGTGTATGATTAGATACCTTGTAGAATCACTGCACCAGCATCCGAAGATAGAACATGTCAAGACCCTGACAGAACAGCCCGAAGGAAAGGAAAATTATTGTCCAACGTCAACAGCCATCCAGATTGCAGCTGGCTAGCGCATATGTTCTGAAGAAATAGCAAATCTGCGGAATGCAGCAGCCCAAGCTGTGAATAGATGAGAAAAGCGCAAGCAGGGagaacatacatacatacataacaCAGTAGATAGACATCACTAAATATAGCCAACAGGATGATTACGTCTGTAGTTGAAAAGAGTCTCATCTCCAGTTACTAAGACTCTGACTTTAATTAATAGTTCAACAGACTACCCACCGTTGCGAAACAGACATGAAAGGGTATGCAACTGCATCTTAAGGCGACATAGGTACGACATGTTTTAACTCAAGACTCCAGTAGAACAAAGACATGTTTTAACTCCAGACTCCGGAAGAAAAAGGAGCATCTCAGCTCCTTCCTCTGACACATACACACCAAAACGAATGACCATGGTGGTTTTACTCATCAGATGCCTTCGGGGAGTTCTCAGGTGTCTTCAGCGCGTCCGGAGCCTTCTTTGCCTTGTGCGTCTCCACCGCAGCTTTGAAATCTTCCCTGATGCCAGTGTCCTTGAACTTGAGAGCAAATGTAGTGAGCGCGCTTGGCGTTTCACCAATGCTGTTGATACAAGCAAATGTCACGCCCTTCTTGTCCATGTCCTTCAGCGTCATGTCGTCGTAGAGGCTTGCATTCAGGATCAGCCGATAGTTACCCTTGGCCCTCATCACGAGCCGAGATCTCTCACCACCAGATACTGGGATGTTCAGTTTAAGTTCACCCCTTCCTCTTTCTTTCCAGCCCCCATCGAGGTACTCGTATATTGCAGAGTCAGCAGTAAATACAGCCTGTTCGTTCTCTTCACCTGTCTCAACTGGGCCCTCTGGCATAGCAAATTTCTTTGGTGCATCTGCTGCAGTGGCCAGCGCTGGGGCAGAACTTCCATTGTTCATGGCACCAATGTTGAAAGAAGGGAATGATGAGCAATCACTCTTTAGGCCAAACAGGGGAGCATCTGAGCTTTCTTTAGAACCTGAGCCAAATGAGAATGATGAGACTGAAAATCCTGTTCCAGCCAGTCCTGTGAAAGCATTTTGGCCACTTGAAAGATTCTTAAATGAGAAAAGAGGTGCCGGCTTATCGCCATCCTTCTGCTCAGGTGATCCGTCCTTGGTCCCTGATTCAGCTTCATCTTTCTTCTCAGCATCATCCTTGACGATTTTATCTTCAACTCCAGCTTCATCTGCTGCTTTCTTCTCTTCAGCATCTCCATCTTTTGTTACGCTCTCGATTCCAGATGTCTTGCCGTTATCTTCCTTGGGTTCTCCAACAACCACCTTGCCCTCAACAGTTCCATCCACTGTGTCTTCTTCCTTGCCATCTGACTCTTTCAGGGCCGCTTCAACCTTTTGAATCTCTGCTACCTCAGTAGAACCTGTATTCTTGTCCTCTGTGGATAACGCATCTTTCCCAGTGCCATTGCTGCCCTCATCAACTTTCTCACTTGTGCAACTGTCTTCTACATTTGCCGTCATGACATCAGAAGGTGGAGGCACCGAGACAGGGATACTTGCTTGAACACTAGAATCACTGGGGGTGAATCTAAGTGCAGAGAAAGGAttggtagaaggagctggcgctggCTGCTGGCGCCGTACCTTTACAATCCTCCGGGTCGCCATCACTTCCTCACTAGCCTTCTTAAATGTTCCTGTCTCTTCATCCCCTGAGTCATCATCAGGCTCAGGATGGTCCTTGTTGATTTGTTTATCTGCAACCCTCTTCCTAGAAGATTGAGCATGTTCCTCATCCGCCATCTTACAAGTTTTGGGTACCTGGAAACAAATAAAAAATCATAATTAGAAACTAAATAACAGCAATAGTTTGCACAAGTAACCATGCAACATCAGACAATAGCAGTTTAAACACTGCATCAACCCCATCTAAAGAGTAAAGTTAAAATAAGCAAGGAAGTTGAAAGGTGCTTACTGTTATACATGAGGAAAAACTTAAGGCTAAAGAGTGTATCTGGGAGGAGGAAGGGATATGCCTGTTGTGCAATATAATTATGATTCCTAGTTTCCAAATTTCACATACCAAGGAAATAGGGTGCCCTATAAAAACACAGCCAAGGCAAGCTAGCCGAAAGTCCAACAATGAATGAGTAGCCTCATATCGTGCATTATGGCAATTGCACATGTGAATAGACGAAACAAACATAAAAACAATTTCCCAACACTTCACCTGGCATTTCTAACTAAAAAATGACACAAGATTTATAAAGGGAAACATATGCCGCCTACATAACAACATATCAAATGGTAAGGTTTGCATTAGGCGGGAAACAAATTCCTACAATGCAGTATTTGCACAGTATAAAGTTGTAGGTCAAATTACTATATTTCATTGACGTATATAGGATATATGGACCAGGTCAAACACTACAGAAgcacaaagaaagaaaaaaaactccctccggttcaaaatAATTGCCCAAAAATGGTCATGTTGAGCAGACATAAATCTAGAAGAACTAAAGCACAGGCCAAATACTTCCAACTTATGAAAATCCTGCAAGAAATTTCTGCTAGAACCGACATGAAGTATGCAAGAACAAGCATAAAATACATAAACAGCTAATACTTGAAAATTAACAGCAGGATGGGTCACTGAATGAGAATTTTTCTCTGATAAAGTGTGTACCCATGAACCCATACGAGTATAACTAGCCATAAGCCCATAATGCAACCTACATATCCCAGTTTCGTTTTTCCTGTGAGAAACTAGGAATGGATGAACCAAATGGTAATATTGTGCATTACAGCACTTGTACA
This Lolium perenne isolate Kyuss_39 chromosome 1, Kyuss_2.0, whole genome shotgun sequence DNA region includes the following protein-coding sequences:
- the LOC127311575 gene encoding nuclear pore complex protein NUP50B → MADEEHAQSSRKRVADKQINKDHPEPDDDSGDEETGTFKKASEEVMATRRIVKVRRQQPAPAPSTNPFSALRFTPSDSSVQASIPVSVPPPSDVMTANVEDSCTSEKVDEGSNGTGKDALSTEDKNTGSTEVAEIQKVEAALKESDGKEEDTVDGTVEGKVVVGEPKEDNGKTSGIESVTKDGDAEEKKAADEAGVEDKIVKDDAEKKDEAESGTKDGSPEQKDGDKPAPLFSFKNLSSGQNAFTGLAGTGFSVSSFSFGSGSKESSDAPLFGLKSDCSSFPSFNIGAMNNGSSAPALATAADAPKKFAMPEGPVETGEENEQAVFTADSAIYEYLDGGWKERGRGELKLNIPVSGGERSRLVMRAKGNYRLILNASLYDDMTLKDMDKKGVTFACINSIGETPSALTTFALKFKDTGIREDFKAAVETHKAKKAPDALKTPENSPKASDE